A section of the Ruania halotolerans genome encodes:
- a CDS encoding sensor histidine kinase, giving the protein MSAKSRRALPHAGTTRHETYRSEAPQRSDRTNHDEREDELTRPGSGRPLRLRLTLLTAGLLCLTLALGALALTTVLSRGRVATLDEITVARAETLAALARDDRIADTLPVGEPGEIAQLLDAEGRVLATSSNASRTLPVVPVSETAPLLARTGEGEVAVTTTSTAYDDEVRLAVLAAEYRGEPATVVVSMPLAEVRGLLRALTISLVAIVPVLTLLLAWTIWLVLGRALRPVEELRRGAERVARTGGPGTLPVPPADDELAALARTLNEMLDALDVAAARQRAFVADAAHELRSPLAALRASLDVATAHPESYQQSELVPDLRHEVTRMQALVEDLLLLSRLGSAPARTEELDLRALVRDAVRDARLGPEPLVEGGGHGLGNSSTLTRVLRNLLDNAARHASSTVRVRIYDGEVAVEDDGAGIPESDRERVFERFVRLDEAREREAGGAGLGLAIAREVARTQGGDVTLTDSELGGVRAVLRVPH; this is encoded by the coding sequence ATGAGCGCGAAGAGCCGTCGAGCTCTGCCGCACGCAGGCACGACGAGGCACGAGACGTACCGGAGCGAGGCCCCGCAGCGCTCCGACCGGACCAACCACGATGAGCGCGAGGACGAACTGACGAGGCCCGGATCCGGCCGGCCGCTCCGCTTGCGCCTGACCCTGTTGACGGCGGGGCTGCTGTGCCTGACGCTCGCCCTCGGCGCGCTGGCGCTGACCACTGTGCTCTCTCGGGGGCGCGTCGCCACTCTCGACGAGATCACGGTGGCACGGGCGGAGACGCTCGCTGCGCTGGCGAGGGACGATCGCATCGCGGACACCCTTCCGGTGGGAGAGCCCGGCGAGATCGCGCAACTGCTGGACGCCGAGGGCCGGGTGCTGGCTACGTCGTCGAACGCCAGCCGGACCCTGCCGGTAGTGCCTGTGAGCGAGACGGCGCCGCTCCTGGCCCGCACCGGCGAGGGGGAGGTGGCGGTGACGACCACCAGCACCGCCTATGACGATGAGGTGCGGCTGGCTGTACTCGCCGCCGAGTACCGCGGGGAGCCGGCAACCGTGGTGGTGAGTATGCCGTTGGCCGAGGTGCGAGGTCTGCTGCGAGCCCTGACGATCTCGCTGGTGGCGATCGTTCCGGTGCTCACCCTCCTGCTCGCGTGGACCATCTGGCTCGTACTCGGGCGTGCGTTGCGGCCAGTGGAGGAGTTGCGCCGCGGCGCGGAGCGGGTGGCTCGCACCGGTGGACCGGGCACCCTGCCCGTACCGCCGGCAGATGACGAGCTGGCGGCGCTGGCCCGCACCCTGAACGAGATGTTGGACGCCCTCGACGTGGCTGCGGCCCGTCAGCGCGCGTTCGTTGCCGATGCCGCGCACGAACTGCGCTCCCCGTTGGCTGCGCTACGAGCGAGCCTCGACGTGGCCACCGCGCACCCAGAGAGCTATCAACAGAGCGAGCTGGTACCTGACCTCCGGCACGAGGTGACCCGGATGCAGGCGCTGGTGGAAGATCTGCTGCTGCTCTCCCGGCTGGGATCGGCCCCGGCTCGCACGGAGGAGCTCGACCTACGGGCGCTGGTCCGGGACGCGGTGCGGGACGCGCGTCTCGGTCCAGAACCGCTCGTCGAGGGCGGCGGGCATGGGCTCGGGAACAGCTCGACGCTGACGCGCGTACTGCGCAACCTGCTCGATAATGCGGCTCGTCACGCGAGCAGCACGGTCCGGGTCCGCATTTACGACGGCGAGGTGGCCGTGGAGGACGACGGTGCGGGGATACCGGAATCGGATCGCGAGCGCGTATTCGAACGGTTCGTGCGGCTGGATGAGGCCCGCGAACGGGAGGCCGGCGGCGCCGGCCTGGGCCTGGCAATCGCACGGGAGGTCGCGCGCACCCAGGGCGGGGACGTCACGCTCACCGACTCCGAGCTCGGTGGCGTCCGCGCGGTGCTGCGGGTACCGCACTGA
- a CDS encoding response regulator transcription factor yields MRVLVVDDERGLVSALRRGLVAEGFAVDVAYDGETGLQAATEGEYDVIVLDIMLPRRNGYDVVTALREAQVWTPVLLLSAKDGEYDVADGLDAGADDYLTKPFAFVVLLARIRALLRRPVESHPPTLTVGALRLDPAGRSVTFAGAPVELTTRELALLEYLMRHADRPVGKVELRDHVWDGPGDDLNVVEQYVGYLRRKLGRGVITTVRGAGYRVTGAPG; encoded by the coding sequence GTGCGGGTGCTGGTGGTCGATGACGAGCGCGGACTGGTCAGCGCCCTGCGGCGGGGGCTGGTCGCCGAAGGGTTTGCCGTCGACGTGGCCTACGACGGCGAGACGGGGCTGCAGGCCGCGACCGAGGGTGAGTACGACGTGATCGTGCTGGACATCATGTTGCCGCGGCGTAATGGCTACGACGTGGTGACGGCACTGCGGGAGGCGCAGGTCTGGACGCCAGTGTTGTTGCTCTCGGCCAAGGATGGTGAGTATGACGTGGCCGACGGCCTCGACGCCGGGGCCGACGACTACCTCACCAAACCGTTCGCGTTCGTGGTGCTGCTTGCCCGGATCCGGGCGCTGTTGCGGCGACCGGTGGAGAGCCACCCGCCCACGCTCACTGTCGGGGCGCTGCGCCTGGACCCGGCTGGCCGGTCGGTCACGTTCGCGGGTGCGCCGGTGGAGCTGACCACCCGGGAGCTGGCCCTCCTGGAATACCTGATGCGTCACGCCGACCGCCCGGTGGGCAAGGTGGAGCTACGCGACCACGTGTGGGACGGACCCGGGGACGATCTCAACGTGGTTGAGCAGTACGTGGGTTACCTGCGCCGGAAGCTCGGCCGGGGCGTGATCACCACCGTGCGCGGTGCAGGTTATCGGGTGACCGGTGCACCCGGATGA
- a CDS encoding LolA family protein, protein MSTSRTLSTRARWAVPAVAAVVIAGALAGPPLLAEADEPALPEITPVELLTSIAEAEPAALSGTVVHTARLGLPTGGLAEFTGADPIALLDGSTTLRVWTDGAERSRVSLLGSASEYSVVHDGAEAWTYSSTDEAVTHYSLDEAAQARYNELAADARAGDLPGGAPDLPTPEAAARQGLEHVEEFSTVTVLEHARVAGRDAYQLQITPETDGTLVEKVQIAVDGETFTPLQVQVWSSADAAAAESAPALEVGFTDVTFATPDDAVLSFSAPAGAEVTEETVSLPAEAGEHGQPDSSDAPQTVGEGWESVVVMDDVDVQGLLAGDPQALADAAGSHPMPGSDTGSELMEEFMSTDSDGQPGPPSLDAAALFEQLTTEVPQGRVLSTTLLSVLITDDGRVLAGSVPVETLQAMA, encoded by the coding sequence ATGAGCACTTCTCGCACCCTCTCCACTCGCGCCCGATGGGCGGTCCCCGCCGTGGCCGCCGTCGTGATCGCCGGCGCCCTCGCCGGCCCACCCCTGCTGGCTGAGGCTGACGAACCGGCCCTGCCGGAGATCACCCCAGTCGAATTGCTGACCAGCATCGCCGAAGCGGAGCCCGCGGCACTCTCCGGAACTGTGGTGCACACCGCCCGTCTCGGTCTGCCCACCGGCGGGCTCGCCGAGTTCACCGGTGCCGACCCGATCGCGCTCCTGGACGGCAGTACGACGCTGCGCGTGTGGACCGACGGGGCGGAGCGTTCGCGCGTCTCGCTGCTCGGTTCGGCCTCGGAGTACTCGGTGGTGCATGACGGCGCCGAGGCCTGGACCTATTCCAGCACTGACGAGGCCGTCACCCACTACAGCCTGGACGAGGCCGCTCAAGCCCGCTACAACGAACTCGCCGCCGACGCTCGTGCGGGCGACCTCCCTGGCGGCGCGCCGGATCTGCCCACACCGGAGGCTGCGGCACGGCAAGGTCTGGAACACGTCGAGGAGTTCTCGACCGTGACGGTGCTGGAGCACGCACGGGTGGCAGGCCGGGATGCCTACCAGTTGCAGATCACCCCCGAGACCGACGGCACGCTCGTGGAGAAGGTGCAGATCGCCGTCGACGGTGAGACCTTCACCCCATTGCAGGTGCAGGTCTGGAGTTCCGCTGACGCAGCCGCGGCCGAGTCGGCTCCGGCCCTCGAGGTCGGGTTCACCGACGTCACCTTCGCTACCCCGGATGATGCCGTGCTGTCCTTCAGCGCACCCGCCGGCGCAGAGGTCACCGAGGAGACGGTGTCGCTGCCCGCCGAGGCAGGAGAGCACGGACAGCCCGATTCCTCCGATGCGCCGCAGACCGTGGGCGAGGGCTGGGAGTCGGTCGTGGTGATGGATGACGTCGACGTCCAAGGCTTGCTCGCCGGAGACCCGCAAGCCCTCGCCGATGCGGCCGGATCGCACCCGATGCCGGGATCGGACACCGGAAGCGAGTTGATGGAGGAGTTCATGTCCACCGATTCCGACGGTCAGCCGGGTCCGCCGAGCCTCGACGCGGCCGCCCTGTTCGAGCAACTGACCACCGAGGTGCCGCAGGGCCGCGTGCTCAGCACCACACTGCTGAGTGTGCTGATCACCGACGACGGTCGCGTCCTGGCAGGTTCGGTGCCGGTCGAGACGCTGCAAGCGATGGCGTGA
- a CDS encoding ABC transporter ATP-binding protein, producing the protein MAIRTEGLTKRFRSGQVAVDGIDLRVPRGSVYGFLGPNGSGKTTTIRMLLGLIGPSSGQAWLLGEPMPAAGPAVLPRVGALIEGPAFHPSLSGRANLVRLDACDASAPPHRNARIDHALERVGLGAAALKRYRQYSLGMKQRLGLAAALLRPRELLVLDEPTNGLDPQGTREVRRLVGELAEAGTTVLVSSHLLAEIENVCTHVGIMSAGALVLQGERTSLTSLADRRVWVRTESEHVAGAARVLTALGLDEVIIEGAELHALLADVRTDDVTRALVAADIPVHGLSERTPTLEDVFVRLTGEGFDVAR; encoded by the coding sequence CTGGCGATCCGCACCGAGGGTCTCACCAAGCGGTTCAGATCCGGTCAGGTGGCCGTCGACGGTATCGACCTGCGGGTCCCCCGAGGGTCGGTATACGGCTTCCTGGGTCCGAACGGGTCGGGCAAGACCACCACGATCAGGATGCTGCTCGGGCTGATCGGCCCGAGCAGCGGGCAGGCGTGGCTCTTGGGGGAGCCGATGCCCGCGGCCGGCCCCGCAGTACTGCCCCGGGTGGGCGCCCTCATCGAGGGCCCGGCATTCCACCCGTCACTCAGTGGTCGGGCGAACCTCGTCCGGCTGGATGCGTGTGATGCCTCGGCGCCGCCGCACCGCAACGCCCGCATCGATCACGCGTTGGAGCGGGTGGGCCTCGGGGCCGCGGCACTGAAGCGGTACCGCCAGTATTCGCTGGGGATGAAGCAGCGGCTCGGTCTGGCGGCGGCGCTGTTGCGGCCACGTGAATTGCTCGTGCTGGACGAGCCGACCAACGGACTCGACCCGCAGGGGACCCGGGAGGTGCGCCGGTTGGTCGGTGAGCTCGCCGAGGCAGGCACCACCGTGCTGGTCTCCTCGCATCTGCTCGCCGAGATCGAGAACGTGTGCACGCACGTCGGGATCATGAGCGCAGGCGCCCTGGTGCTGCAGGGCGAACGCACCAGCCTCACCTCCCTCGCCGATCGCCGCGTGTGGGTGCGCACCGAGTCCGAGCATGTGGCGGGCGCCGCACGGGTGCTCACCGCTCTGGGGCTGGACGAGGTGATCATCGAGGGAGCCGAGTTGCACGCCCTCCTCGCAGACGTGCGGACCGACGACGTCACACGCGCCCTGGTAGCCGCGGACATTCCGGTGCACGGCCTGTCCGAGCGCACCCCGACGCTCGAGGATGTGTTCGTCCGGTTGACGGGGGAGGGTTTCGATGTCGCGCGCTGA
- a CDS encoding ABC transporter permease has protein sequence MSRAENATLPAGTTTTSRTTGGMRRLLGSELRLVFGRRRNAVLLVGLALVPILLGLVVFLAQDSVVGSQGPGFVGRITGNGLFLVVAALFVCLPFLLPLTIGIVAGDTIAGEAATGTLRYLVTLPVRRTRLLLVKAAVALCFAAAAVAVIALTGLVTGWLLFGISDLVLLSGDTIASGAGLLRVLGVATYVAMSMSGLVVVGVLLSTLTETPVAAMAGTVTVAVVSAVLDSLPQLSAIHPGLLTHHWFDFAEFLRLDVDPAALAPGLVVQAVWVVIAGTIAWSRFTTADISS, from the coding sequence ATGTCGCGCGCTGAGAATGCCACCCTGCCAGCGGGCACCACGACGACGTCCCGCACCACCGGGGGGATGCGCCGCCTGCTGGGAAGTGAACTTCGGCTCGTGTTCGGACGCCGCCGCAATGCGGTGCTTCTCGTTGGTCTGGCGCTGGTGCCGATCCTGCTCGGCCTGGTCGTCTTTCTCGCTCAGGATTCGGTTGTCGGTTCACAAGGTCCGGGGTTCGTCGGGCGCATCACCGGCAACGGGTTGTTCCTGGTGGTGGCTGCGCTCTTCGTGTGCCTGCCGTTCCTGTTGCCATTGACGATCGGCATCGTGGCCGGGGACACGATCGCCGGTGAAGCCGCCACCGGGACCCTGCGATACCTGGTCACCCTGCCGGTGCGGCGCACCAGGCTCCTGCTCGTCAAGGCCGCGGTCGCCCTGTGCTTCGCTGCCGCGGCGGTGGCGGTGATCGCTCTCACGGGGTTGGTCACGGGCTGGCTGCTGTTCGGGATCTCCGACCTCGTGTTGCTCTCCGGGGACACCATCGCTTCGGGAGCGGGTTTGCTCCGGGTACTCGGTGTGGCCACCTATGTGGCGATGTCGATGAGTGGTCTCGTGGTGGTCGGTGTGCTCCTGTCCACGCTCACCGAGACGCCCGTGGCCGCGATGGCAGGCACGGTGACCGTTGCCGTGGTCTCCGCCGTCCTGGACAGCCTGCCGCAGCTCTCCGCCATCCATCCAGGTCTGCTCACCCATCACTGGTTCGACTTCGCGGAGTTCCTCCGCCTCGACGTCGACCCGGCGGCGCTCGCGCCCGGGTTGGTGGTTCAGGCGGTCTGGGTGGTGATCGCCGGCACCATCGCCTGGAGCCGGTTCACCACCGCCGATATCAGTTCCTGA
- a CDS encoding spermidine synthase produces MSPSGPPSKAENDAHAAERVVYGDGSEAVLTRDGSGWSLSIDGVRQAHVGDPAAPPALTSVRWMLAALGQVLPARSAHLGGSLLTLPRAIAARRRDAQQVVIELDPMLVELVRSRFGVPAGVRLEVGDARAWLDAPTEGDLDAVVLDIFTGNRIPPPFTSRECFAAAREVLTDEGVLVINSVAGPEMEFTRRELATLREQFAHVGMIIQGSVLHGARFGNATLIASAAALDVAGIEAALSGDASKGVLLTDLDEIVGEAPPVTDDDELWSPVPPQPANVDQAMRMIEMLRSAVQEMKPPS; encoded by the coding sequence ATGTCCCCATCCGGGCCGCCCTCGAAGGCGGAAAATGATGCGCACGCGGCGGAACGGGTCGTCTACGGCGATGGCAGTGAGGCCGTGCTCACCCGCGACGGGTCCGGTTGGTCGCTGAGCATCGATGGCGTCCGTCAGGCGCATGTCGGCGATCCGGCCGCTCCACCGGCGCTGACCTCGGTGCGGTGGATGCTCGCCGCCTTAGGGCAAGTGCTGCCGGCTCGCTCCGCGCATCTGGGTGGCAGTCTGCTCACCCTTCCGCGTGCGATCGCCGCACGGCGACGCGATGCGCAGCAGGTGGTGATCGAGTTGGACCCCATGCTGGTGGAGTTGGTGCGGAGCCGATTCGGCGTACCGGCCGGGGTGCGCCTTGAGGTCGGCGATGCGCGTGCATGGCTGGACGCACCGACGGAAGGTGACCTGGACGCCGTCGTGCTCGACATCTTCACGGGGAACCGGATCCCGCCGCCGTTCACCTCACGCGAGTGTTTCGCTGCCGCGCGCGAGGTGCTCACCGACGAGGGTGTGCTGGTGATCAACTCGGTGGCCGGGCCCGAGATGGAGTTCACTCGGCGCGAGCTGGCCACCCTGCGAGAGCAGTTCGCGCACGTGGGGATGATCATCCAGGGTTCGGTGCTGCATGGCGCGCGGTTTGGGAACGCCACCCTGATCGCCTCGGCGGCGGCGCTGGACGTGGCGGGCATCGAGGCAGCCCTGTCCGGGGACGCGTCCAAGGGGGTCCTGCTCACCGACCTCGATGAGATCGTCGGGGAGGCGCCACCGGTGACCGATGACGACGAGTTGTGGTCCCCGGTGCCGCCTCAACCTGCGAATGTCGACCAGGCGATGCGGATGATCGAGATGCTGCGATCGGCAGTGCAGGAGATGAAACCGCCGAGCTGA
- a CDS encoding RDD family protein, whose amino-acid sequence MTIWEVEDDEKAIEGLDEFGRPDPAYAAALGLIPAPLGRRALAAVIDAACYLLLQVPTWVFALPLGLKYVDARISWYGLVNHPQFILAVVMMGISFVLSIAYCIVQIALHGRKGFTIGKVIMGLRSINVKTLERPGFFRMLLRSAVIWLSALVVVGPIVFLLSPLFDPEKRGRGWHDMVARSWMVDVRHGLQPYDAKRMRIARKTVTAAPIARPKPMPSLATPADAGQQQIYRPGARVSAGVLGVARPHGEGPRPVVGLSGTEEQVIAPESNAAPVPGRPVMGAYRRPSSTDEAGGAAYPATGSADLSTQAAQAATPDGVPSPGPVPSPGPLPSAGPATSHSPISSPPPAPEPPLVSGVPWSAAPPSPSSGPHEVRTGFALVLDTGDRVVVTEDVIVGRNPSPPGTAPAARRQAVPDDTRSVSKTHFLVRAAEQGIVVLDQGSTNGTSIVHDGVERGLPPGQPGLALVGDTVRFGERTAVVARA is encoded by the coding sequence GTGACGATCTGGGAGGTCGAGGACGATGAGAAGGCGATCGAAGGACTCGACGAGTTCGGTCGACCTGACCCTGCCTACGCCGCTGCCCTCGGCCTGATTCCCGCCCCGCTGGGCCGGCGTGCGCTGGCGGCGGTGATCGACGCTGCCTGCTATCTGTTGCTCCAGGTACCCACCTGGGTCTTCGCGCTGCCGCTGGGCCTGAAGTACGTCGACGCCAGAATCAGCTGGTACGGCTTGGTCAACCACCCGCAGTTCATCCTGGCCGTGGTCATGATGGGCATCTCGTTCGTGCTCAGCATCGCCTACTGCATCGTCCAGATCGCGTTGCACGGACGGAAGGGATTCACGATCGGCAAGGTCATCATGGGCCTGCGATCGATCAACGTGAAGACCCTGGAGCGGCCCGGCTTCTTCCGGATGCTGCTGCGGTCCGCCGTGATCTGGCTCTCCGCACTGGTGGTGGTCGGTCCGATCGTGTTCCTGCTCTCGCCGCTCTTCGATCCGGAGAAGCGCGGGCGCGGGTGGCATGACATGGTGGCCCGGAGCTGGATGGTGGACGTGCGCCACGGCCTGCAGCCCTACGACGCCAAGCGGATGCGCATCGCACGCAAGACCGTCACGGCAGCACCGATCGCCCGGCCGAAGCCGATGCCCTCCCTGGCGACTCCTGCCGATGCCGGTCAGCAGCAGATCTACCGGCCCGGGGCGCGAGTGAGTGCCGGAGTGCTCGGGGTGGCGCGCCCGCACGGCGAAGGACCGCGCCCGGTGGTCGGACTCAGCGGCACCGAGGAGCAGGTGATCGCCCCGGAGTCGAACGCTGCGCCGGTGCCCGGACGGCCGGTCATGGGTGCCTATCGTCGGCCCAGCTCCACCGACGAAGCCGGCGGGGCGGCGTACCCGGCCACAGGTTCTGCCGACCTGTCGACGCAGGCGGCTCAGGCGGCCACGCCCGACGGCGTCCCCTCGCCTGGTCCGGTGCCCTCGCCAGGCCCGCTGCCCTCCGCAGGGCCCGCCACCTCGCACAGTCCCATCAGCTCACCCCCGCCCGCTCCTGAGCCGCCTCTGGTCAGCGGCGTGCCCTGGAGCGCTGCGCCCCCGTCGCCCTCATCTGGCCCTCACGAGGTCCGCACCGGTTTCGCGCTGGTGCTCGACACGGGCGATCGGGTGGTGGTGACCGAGGATGTGATCGTGGGACGCAACCCCTCGCCACCCGGTACTGCCCCGGCGGCGCGGCGTCAGGCGGTCCCCGATGACACCCGGTCCGTCTCGAAGACGCACTTCCTGGTGCGCGCGGCCGAGCAGGGCATCGTGGTGCTGGACCAGGGATCGACGAACGGCACATCGATCGTGCATGACGGCGTCGAACGCGGGCTGCCCCCCGGGCAGCCGGGCCTTGCCCTCGTGGGCGACACGGTACGGTTCGGAGAGCGAACTGCCGTGGTGGCGCGCGCGTGA